A segment of the Asinibacterium sp. OR53 genome:
TCCAACCCGGTTGGACAGGCCTGCGCCAGCTGTCACAGTCCCAATGCGGCTTTCAGCGACCCCAATCATGGCATTACGGTACCAGGAGCAGTAAGCGGATTGTCTTCCAACCGCAACTGTCCTTCCCTCACCTATGCTTCATTTACACCTCTTTTTCATTATGACCCGGTTGATTCCGTATATGTAGGCGGCTTCTTTTTAGACGGGCGTGTGAATACCCTCCAGGAACAGGCTATGCGGCCGTTCCTCAACAAACTGGAAATGAATAATACAGATACGGCCATGGTCATTGCCAAATTGCGTGGCGCTGATTATTTTCCGCTGTATAAGAAAGTATATGGAGAGCCTGCTAATATCCCGCAGGCTTTTGCGAACATGGCAGATGCCATTGGCAATTTTGAAATGTCTTCAGTGTTCAGTCCCTTTACTTCAAAATTCGATTACTACCTGAAAGGTGTTGCGCAATTGAGTCCCGAAGAAGAGCGGGGATTGAAACTATTCAACAATCCTTTAAAAGCCAATTGCGCCGCCTGTCATCCTTCCACTCCCGATGCTGATTTAGGTAAAGTGATGTTTACCGATTTCACGTATGACAATATTGGTGTTCCTAAGAATCCGGCCAATCCTTTCTATTCCATTCCTTTGGCTTTCAACCCGGATGGCGCGAATGCGCTTGATTATGGATTGGGCAAGATCTTGAACAATGCCGATTTCTACGGTCATTTCAAAGTATCAAGCCTTCGCAACGTGGCTATAACGGCTCCTTATTTTCACAATGGCTTTTTTAATACGCTGGAAGAAGTGGTGCATTTTTACAACAAGCGCGATGTAGAGCCTTTCCCCGCTGCTGAATTTCCTGCAACCGTTAACCACAAGGAAATGGGGAACCTGCACCTGACTGCACAGGAAGAAAAAGACATTGTTGCCTTTCTGAAAACATTAACCGACGGCTATAAATAGCATTCTGCCTCTTATTTTTGTAAAAAAGAAGCATGAAGTACCCGTTTTTCTTCCTCCTTACCGGTCTGTTCCTGTTTGGGAATATCGCAACAGCACAAAACAACGAACCCTGGACAAGCAGCCAGTTAATGGCGCCGGCCTTTCTTGCCGAAAAAATCACCAGCAACCAGGCCAATGATATGCTTGTTTTATGCGTTGGTCCCGGAGCGCTGATCAAAGGATCAGTAAACATTGGCGCTGCGCATGAAGCGGGCAACATTCAAAAATTAAAAGACTATTTAAAAGGGGTAAAAAAAGATACGGAAGTGATCATTTATTGCGGTTGTTGTCCGTTCGACAGATGTCCGAATATCCGGCCCGCCTTTACCGCATTAAAAGAAATGGGATTCAACAATGCACGGCTGCTCGATCTGCCTAAGAATATCAAAGCAGACTGGCTGGATAAAAATTATCCAGCTGCCGGCAACAGCGATCACAATTGATCTATCAGATTGTTTAATTCAATCCCCCATGCCCTTTATACAACCTGAGTGGTTTATCTAATTTTATTTTTAATACGGTTACATATTTATCTGCAACTGAATCTGGTACGGTGATATAAACCAGGCCGGGAACAGGGCTCCAGGAAATCTTTCCTACCACTTTAGACTGCAACTTAGTGCCATTGCCCAATACGGTTACTTCTTCTATTTTATTGCTGAGTCCTTTGATCATCACCTGGCCATTCACTTTCCCATGCAGGAACAGGTACAAAGTAGTAGAGTCTTTGGACAATGTAGAGGGTCCATAAAAATGTCCTTGCGGTAATCCGCCCACCGTATTAAAAATAGCTTCTTCGTGTTTTTTATTCCATGCACCCAACTCTTTCAGCAAATGAATCTGTTCTTCCGGAATGGTGCCATCTTCTTTTGGTCCCATATCGAGCAACAGGTTACCGCCATTCGATATCACATCTGCAAAAATAGTGATCACCTCATAGGGTGTTTTCCAGTTACTGTCGTGATGAAAACCCCAGTTATCATTACTGGTCATGCATAGCTCCCACCAGTTATAGCCGGGACGTGAAACGGGAAAATTCTGTTCCGGCGTTTCATAATCGCCGTACCCTTGAAGCCTTCCATTAATGATAGATTTGGGGTTGCCCGATAAAATGATCGTCCTTACTTTTTGTGACTCCCACTCTTCGGCACTGTGTTCCCAATCTCCATCAAACCACCAGAGATCGGGACGGAACGTGTCGGATATTTCTTTGATCTGTCCCTGGAAAAAAGCGCGGAAGCGGTTCCATCGGTCATAATCCTTTGATACCGTATACCTCGAACTGTCTTTCAGGAAGCCGGGATAGTTATCAGAACTCCAGTCAATCAGTGAATAATACGCGCCACATTTGATATTGCGCTTGCGCAATTCTTCGAAGAAAGGTTTCACCATATCTTTTTTAGCAGGCGTTTGCTTCACAATGCTGAGGTTGCTCAGTTTGGTGTCGTACATCGCTACCCCATCGTGGTGTTTGGTGGTGATGACCGCATAACGGGCGCCACTTTCCTGTATTAAGCTGGCCCAGTAAGCAGGATCGTATTTTTTCAAAGTGAAGCCCTGCAGTTGTTTCATATAATCTGCATAGCTGATCTTTTTATTATGAAAACTCCAGGATTCGTCGATACCGTTGACTGCATAAATACCTGCATGAATGAATATGCCCAGCTTGGCATCGCCAAACCATTGCATCTTGTCGTGAATTTCTTTAGGGTCGATGTTTTTTTGAGCAAACCCTGCCTGTATACAAACAAACAGGCAAACCATTGTAATAAGCTGCTTCATGCGTGATGGATGATTTTAGTGAAATGCTGTAATCTCTGTATTTGCCGATGCCAGGCCCGGACTTGTAGCTTTTACTTTGATGGTACCCAGCTGTCCTTTCCTGGCTTTTACAATAACCAGGGCCATGCCATTATAGGCAGGCCGTGTATGACTTTGAAATGAAACAAAACTGGTGGCGTCTCCGTTATCGGTAGCAATTATTTCGCCGGGGCCTTCTACAGTAAAGGTTACTGCAGGGTTAGAGCGGGGAACAGTGAGTCCACCTGCATCCTGCACTTTTACCGTAATAAAAGCCAGTTCGGCTCCATCATTGGATAAACGCTGATGGTCTGATTGCAGGGAAAGTCTGGCTGCATCGCCTGTAGTTTTTACTAGATCCGTAGCCCAACGTTTGCCATTTTTATAAGCAACCACTTTGAGTTCACCTGGTGCATATACTACACTGTCCCATATCAAACGAAAATCCTGGTTTTCTTTTTTCACTTTACGACCCAGGCTTTTGCCATTCAGGAACAATTCTGCTTCATCTCCTGAAGTATATACATGCACGGGCACGATGGAATCTGTTCTTTCTTTCCAGTTCCAGTGAGGAAGGATATGCGCCATGGGCAATTCAGGCCGCCAATGAGCCTGGTAGAGATAATACCTGTCTTTGGGAAACCCGCAGAGGTCAATAATGCCAAAATAACTGCTGCGGGAAGGCGGATTCTTTTTCTTCAGCTCTTCGAGCTTTTGTCTTAATGCTTCCTGTTGTGTGGGGTCATTGCGAAAATTCAGGAGGTTGGTTTCATCAGAGCCATAAGGTGTGGGCTCTCCCAGGTAATCGAATCCTGTCCAGACAAATTCACCCAATAAGTGAGGATATTGGGCATTGGTTCTGAATTGCACATCCGGTATACAACCCCATCCCGGCCTGGCCAGGTCGTAAGATGTCACCTGCCAGTTTTGATAGTTCGCGTTCTTTCCAAAAAAATATTCCCCGCGTGAACTAACACAACTGGATGTTTCACTTCCGATGGTAGGTTTATCGGCATAGCGTGGATCTACATCCCATTGAGCCTGTTTACCGAAATTATAATTAACCCCCATAATATCCATTGCCATTGCAGCACCTGATTCCCTTCCGCCATTCGGATCGTTATAACCGTTAGACACGGGGCGTGTAGGATCTTCTTTGTGCACAATATCGGTCAGCATTTGGGTCATCGATACATTGCGCTGATCCGGTACTTCATTGCCGATTGACCAGATGATTACGGAAGGATGGTTCTTATCCCTGCGCACCATGGCTTGCAAATCTCTTTCATGCCAGGCATCGAACAATTGGTTATAGTCGTTCTTTTTCTTCCCTCTCTTCCATGTATCAAAAGCTTCATCCCAAACGAGGAAGCCCATCTGATCGGCCAGTTCCAACAATTCCGGCGCGGGAGGGTTATGAGAGGTGCGCAATGCATTACATCCCATTTCTTTCAAGATTGTCAGTTGTCTTTTCAGTGCGCTGGTATTGATGGCTGCTCCTAAGGCACCCAGGTCGTGGTGGTTACAAGTTCCTTTTATATCAACCCGCTTTCCGTTCAATAAAAAACCATTGCGTGCAGTAAAACTGATGGTGCGTATGCCAAACGCTGTATTGTAACTGTCTACGATCTTGTTGTTTATTTTGATAGTTGTTTGCGCCTGGTAACGATGTGGCGTTTCGAGGCTCCATTGTTTGGGATTCGATACAGTGGCCTGCGATGATGACAGTGCTTCACCACCTGCATGAATAGTGATAATAACAGGATGGGTTGTTGCTACTTTTTTTACAGGACGATTGTGCTGATCCAATTCGAACAGATCGGTATTTACCACCGCTTTCACCGGCTGATGGCTTTCGTTGTTGACTTTGATTTTCAGATCAACCACCGCTTCATTGTCTTTAACCACAGGCGTGGTAACAGTTGTGCCCCAATGGGCAATATGCACCTCATTGGTTTTTACCAGCCATACATGACGATAAATGCCGGCACCCGGGTACCAGCGTGAATCCCATTTTTCTGTATCCAGACGAACGGCAATTACATTTTCTTTACCAGCAATGATAAAGGGACTCAGGTCCATCCTGAATGAACTGTATCCATAAGGCCAGGTGCCCACATATTTTCCGTTCAGCCAAATCTGTGCATAGGCCATTGCGCCGTCAAAATCGATAAATATTTTTTTACCTGCATCTGCGGCCGGCACTACAAAATGTTTGCGGTACCATCCGATCCCCTTCCACGGTAATTTACCAGTCTCACCTGCCAACTCTATGCGAAACGGACCTGTAATGGCCCAATCGTGCGGAAGGTCCAGCTTCTGCCAGGCATGATCATTATAAGCAGTTGCTTCCACAGCAGCCGGTTCATCTTTTCTTGTTCCGTCGGGCTGTAATCCAAACCGGTTAAATAACCAGTCAGCATCGAAA
Coding sequences within it:
- a CDS encoding alpha-L-fucosidase produces the protein MKQLITMVCLFVCIQAGFAQKNIDPKEIHDKMQWFGDAKLGIFIHAGIYAVNGIDESWSFHNKKISYADYMKQLQGFTLKKYDPAYWASLIQESGARYAVITTKHHDGVAMYDTKLSNLSIVKQTPAKKDMVKPFFEELRKRNIKCGAYYSLIDWSSDNYPGFLKDSSRYTVSKDYDRWNRFRAFFQGQIKEISDTFRPDLWWFDGDWEHSAEEWESQKVRTIILSGNPKSIINGRLQGYGDYETPEQNFPVSRPGYNWWELCMTSNDNWGFHHDSNWKTPYEVITIFADVISNGGNLLLDMGPKEDGTIPEEQIHLLKELGAWNKKHEEAIFNTVGGLPQGHFYGPSTLSKDSTTLYLFLHGKVNGQVMIKGLSNKIEEVTVLGNGTKLQSKVVGKISWSPVPGLVYITVPDSVADKYVTVLKIKLDKPLRLYKGHGGLN
- a CDS encoding cytochrome-c peroxidase, which translates into the protein MRNKKPLFILVGIITGIAFFTACSKDHNEITIVPVDKVQLGKAIFFDKNLSNPVGQACASCHSPNAAFSDPNHGITVPGAVSGLSSNRNCPSLTYASFTPLFHYDPVDSVYVGGFFLDGRVNTLQEQAMRPFLNKLEMNNTDTAMVIAKLRGADYFPLYKKVYGEPANIPQAFANMADAIGNFEMSSVFSPFTSKFDYYLKGVAQLSPEEERGLKLFNNPLKANCAACHPSTPDADLGKVMFTDFTYDNIGVPKNPANPFYSIPLAFNPDGANALDYGLGKILNNADFYGHFKVSSLRNVAITAPYFHNGFFNTLEEVVHFYNKRDVEPFPAAEFPATVNHKEMGNLHLTAQEEKDIVAFLKTLTDGYK
- a CDS encoding rhodanese-like domain-containing protein gives rise to the protein MKYPFFFLLTGLFLFGNIATAQNNEPWTSSQLMAPAFLAEKITSNQANDMLVLCVGPGALIKGSVNIGAAHEAGNIQKLKDYLKGVKKDTEVIIYCGCCPFDRCPNIRPAFTALKEMGFNNARLLDLPKNIKADWLDKNYPAAGNSDHN
- the galB gene encoding beta-galactosidase GalB, translating into MNRLLGLIVTMALFGCVSFVSVAQNHPPIVRMGNANTQSFDADWLFNRFGLQPDGTRKDEPAAVEATAYNDHAWQKLDLPHDWAITGPFRIELAGETGKLPWKGIGWYRKHFVVPAADAGKKIFIDFDGAMAYAQIWLNGKYVGTWPYGYSSFRMDLSPFIIAGKENVIAVRLDTEKWDSRWYPGAGIYRHVWLVKTNEVHIAHWGTTVTTPVVKDNEAVVDLKIKVNNESHQPVKAVVNTDLFELDQHNRPVKKVATTHPVIITIHAGGEALSSSQATVSNPKQWSLETPHRYQAQTTIKINNKIVDSYNTAFGIRTISFTARNGFLLNGKRVDIKGTCNHHDLGALGAAINTSALKRQLTILKEMGCNALRTSHNPPAPELLELADQMGFLVWDEAFDTWKRGKKKNDYNQLFDAWHERDLQAMVRRDKNHPSVIIWSIGNEVPDQRNVSMTQMLTDIVHKEDPTRPVSNGYNDPNGGRESGAAMAMDIMGVNYNFGKQAQWDVDPRYADKPTIGSETSSCVSSRGEYFFGKNANYQNWQVTSYDLARPGWGCIPDVQFRTNAQYPHLLGEFVWTGFDYLGEPTPYGSDETNLLNFRNDPTQQEALRQKLEELKKKNPPSRSSYFGIIDLCGFPKDRYYLYQAHWRPELPMAHILPHWNWKERTDSIVPVHVYTSGDEAELFLNGKSLGRKVKKENQDFRLIWDSVVYAPGELKVVAYKNGKRWATDLVKTTGDAARLSLQSDHQRLSNDGAELAFITVKVQDAGGLTVPRSNPAVTFTVEGPGEIIATDNGDATSFVSFQSHTRPAYNGMALVIVKARKGQLGTIKVKATSPGLASANTEITAFH